The following nucleotide sequence is from uncultured Draconibacterium sp..
TGAAATAAAGGAATTAGATCATATGAATTAAAATTAGATTTATAAAATACAGCTAACATTAAAACAATGAAAATTTTAGGAAACTTAATTTGGTTAATATTCGGCGGTTTTGCCATCTTTCTCGAATACATGCTTGCAGGCATCGCACTTTGTATAACAATCGTTGGAATCCCGTTTGGAATTCAATCGTTTAAACTCGGTATACTTGCCCTGTGGCCTTTTGGTCAAAAAATTGAATATATGGATTATGCTCCAGGCTGTCTGTCAACTATTATGAATATTTTATGGCTAATTATTGGAGGTATCTGGATAATGCTAACCCACGTACTTTTTGGATTGCTTTTGGGCATAACAATAATTGGTATTCCGTGGGCAAAACAACATTTTAAAATGGCCTCGCTGGCACTTACTCCCTTTGGAAGAAGAATTGTATAAGTCAGATCATTCTGTTTTATTCCTATACCTACTCAAACAAAAGGTTACTGAGCAGGTTATAATAAAATATGAAATGTTAAAAAAAATCGGGCTTCCCCTGATTTTTATTAGCATGGTGATTTTTCAGTTTAAAAAAATGGTAATTTTAGTTATCAAATTTTGATTATGGAGAAGTTATCGATATACGGAACAAACCAAATAAATCCCGGAGAAAGTGTCGTAAAGAACTGCGATCAATTTACGTTGGGTATTAAACGCAACGACGAAGGTTGGTATTTAAAGACCGTTGATGATAGACATGAAGAAAAAGCCCCGGACAGCGAAGAAATTAATGACGGAACATACTACCACTCCGGGAAATCGAATAAACTTATTCTGTCTCCTGCCCTTCCTGCTAAACCGATGGTATTTAAAGGAAGCCGAATGGTCGTTTCCCCAAATCAGCGTTTAACTTTTTTTGTGAGGATTCCGATAATACTACAGGTATATACCCTTAAAAAGCAGGATGAGAATCTGTTAGCAGAGTTCCCTTTGCAACAAATATCGAACACCTGGTTTGGTGAACCCGTAAACGGAGAACCTGCATTTGCGCTTGAATCGGAACATTTCCTGAATTTAAAAGCTATTGAGCCTGATGAGAAATTTGCCGTTTGTCCGATAACAATTCATAATAACGACAATGCTCCTCTTGAAATCGAACGACTGATCATTCGTGTGGATCAAATGCACCTGTTAAAATATAAGGAGCACCTGGTTACCAGCCATGTAAAGCTGGAATATAAAGGTAAAGATCATTTAAGTTCAGCAAGCTATGGGTTCTCGAAAGCTTTTCATGGCGAAAATCACGAAATAATTGCCAAACCACGAAATACTGAAGGTAAAAGCCTGTTAAAAAT
It contains:
- a CDS encoding YccF domain-containing protein is translated as MKILGNLIWLIFGGFAIFLEYMLAGIALCITIVGIPFGIQSFKLGILALWPFGQKIEYMDYAPGCLSTIMNILWLIIGGIWIMLTHVLFGLLLGITIIGIPWAKQHFKMASLALTPFGRRIV
- a CDS encoding DUF432 domain-containing protein; amino-acid sequence: MEKLSIYGTNQINPGESVVKNCDQFTLGIKRNDEGWYLKTVDDRHEEKAPDSEEINDGTYYHSGKSNKLILSPALPAKPMVFKGSRMVVSPNQRLTFFVRIPIILQVYTLKKQDENLLAEFPLQQISNTWFGEPVNGEPAFALESEHFLNLKAIEPDEKFAVCPITIHNNDNAPLEIERLIIRVDQMHLLKYKEHLVTSHVKLEYKGKDHLSSASYGFSKAFHGENHEIIAKPRNTEGKSLLKINFHFIKNIYRSE